A section of the Methanoregula formicica SMSP genome encodes:
- the cheB gene encoding chemotaxis-specific protein-glutamate methyltransferase CheB yields MVKLLIVDDSVFMRTVIRDMVTKDPTIEVVGTASNGVDALEKIQNLEPDLVTLDIEMPKMNGIQVLEELKRQRKRPKILMLSTLTSEGAEMTTRAIRLGADDFMLKPKDIPHVRVIGDELVTKLKHLVTLPALPAVHRASPTTGPASHVVLIGSSAGGPPMLDTLLAAIPQDIPAGIVVTQHMPIGFTAALAERFNRIASLPVKETENGDIVENGKILLSKAGVHTIISNDMDANKTRLGKIIHSNTAPLHGVRPAVDKTFESAAKVYGKNIVSVILSGMGNDAGAGAQAIKEAGGTSLLCDEKDCLVYGMARSAIQKNAVDKVLPLAKLAPEIERLVHQMEAANV; encoded by the coding sequence ATGGTAAAGCTGCTGATCGTTGATGATTCCGTGTTTATGCGCACGGTCATCCGGGATATGGTGACAAAGGATCCGACCATTGAGGTAGTGGGAACAGCCTCGAACGGTGTCGACGCCCTGGAGAAGATCCAGAATCTTGAGCCGGATCTTGTGACGCTTGATATTGAGATGCCCAAAATGAACGGCATCCAGGTACTCGAGGAACTTAAAAGGCAACGCAAGCGTCCGAAAATCCTGATGCTCAGCACACTCACGTCAGAGGGAGCTGAAATGACAACCCGTGCTATCCGCCTCGGGGCAGACGATTTCATGCTCAAACCCAAGGACATTCCTCATGTCCGGGTGATTGGCGACGAACTGGTCACGAAACTGAAACATCTCGTTACCCTTCCAGCGTTACCTGCGGTGCACAGGGCCTCCCCCACTACCGGACCTGCATCACATGTTGTCCTGATTGGATCATCTGCAGGAGGACCCCCGATGCTCGACACCCTGCTCGCTGCCATCCCTCAGGACATTCCTGCTGGCATCGTTGTCACCCAGCACATGCCTATCGGGTTTACTGCAGCGCTTGCAGAACGGTTCAACCGGATCGCTTCCCTGCCGGTGAAGGAGACAGAGAACGGGGATATTGTTGAGAATGGCAAGATCCTGCTTTCAAAGGCCGGGGTGCACACCATTATTAGTAACGATATGGACGCGAACAAGACCCGGCTGGGAAAGATCATCCATTCGAACACGGCCCCCCTCCATGGCGTGAGGCCTGCTGTTGACAAGACCTTCGAATCCGCGGCGAAGGTTTATGGAAAGAATATCGTGTCGGTAATCCTGAGCGGGATGGGGAACGATGCCGGCGCCGGCGCACAGGCCATCAAGGAGGCCGGGGGAACCAGCCTCCTTTGTGATGAGAAAGACTGTCTGGTGTATGGTATGGCACGATCTGCAATCCAGAAAAATGCTGTCGATAAGGTACTGCCGCTCGCAAAACTCGCTCCCGAGATAGAACGGCTGGTACATCAGATGGAGGCTGCCAATGTCTGA
- a CDS encoding ribosome biogenesis/translation initiation ATPase RLI codes for MRIAIVHKDRCHSRKCGTECIIYCPRVRTGDETVILGEDGKAQVSEELCVGCGICIKKCPFDAIDIVSLPEELEHPTHRYGKNGFALYGLPVPVEGKVTGILGANGIGKSTAIKILSGQLRPNLGNFDSEVAWEEILKRYTGTELFDYLQTVSKKSIKIATKPQYIDFIPKVFSGTVAALLKTTDERGRLGGIIPLLKLDAILDHDIATLSGGELQRVAIAACLARDADLYFLDEITPFLDIYQRIAAAKLIRDLAAERPVVIVEHDLAILDMLADTVHVGYGKPAVFGIITRPKGVRVGINQYLEGFLAEENVRFRDTQVVFEKRAHEKGSNREDLFLIPAMTKKYDMFQLTAGGGTVRAGEVLGVVGANGMGKSTFAKLLAGVETPTTGSVETTLKISYKPQYIKADTSDTVEMYLRQCTNKFDSSMYQHEIIEALTLNPILQSPVDSLSGGELQRVAIAGCLSRDADLYILDEPSAHLDVEQRVRITRMIKRHAEGKEVGIMVIDHDIYVIDMISERILVFDGEPGVQGTASGPFPMREGMNRFLHELDVTFRRDQSGRPRINKPDSFLDREQKSLGEYYYYSQDED; via the coding sequence ATGAGAATCGCCATTGTCCACAAAGACCGCTGCCATTCCCGGAAATGCGGGACCGAGTGCATCATCTACTGCCCCCGCGTCCGGACAGGAGACGAGACAGTCATTCTTGGTGAAGACGGCAAGGCACAGGTCTCCGAGGAGCTCTGCGTTGGATGCGGTATCTGCATCAAGAAATGCCCGTTCGATGCCATCGACATTGTCAGTCTTCCTGAGGAACTCGAGCACCCGACCCACCGGTACGGGAAGAATGGGTTTGCCCTGTATGGTCTTCCGGTGCCGGTGGAAGGGAAGGTCACCGGCATCCTTGGCGCAAATGGTATCGGGAAAAGTACCGCAATCAAGATCCTCTCCGGCCAGCTCCGTCCAAACCTTGGCAATTTTGACAGCGAGGTTGCCTGGGAAGAGATCCTGAAGCGTTATACCGGAACGGAACTCTTCGACTATCTCCAGACCGTCTCAAAAAAGAGCATAAAGATCGCAACCAAGCCCCAGTACATTGATTTTATCCCGAAAGTCTTCTCTGGCACAGTGGCGGCGCTCCTGAAGACCACTGACGAGCGCGGGAGGCTTGGAGGGATCATCCCGCTCCTCAAACTGGACGCTATTCTTGACCATGACATTGCCACGCTCAGCGGCGGGGAACTCCAGCGGGTCGCCATTGCTGCCTGCCTTGCCCGGGACGCCGACCTCTACTTCCTTGATGAAATAACGCCTTTCCTCGACATCTATCAGAGGATAGCAGCAGCAAAACTGATTCGCGATCTTGCTGCAGAGCGCCCGGTCGTCATCGTGGAGCACGACCTTGCCATCCTTGATATGCTGGCCGATACTGTCCATGTCGGGTACGGTAAGCCGGCTGTCTTTGGTATCATTACCCGCCCCAAGGGTGTCCGGGTCGGGATCAACCAGTATCTCGAAGGCTTCCTTGCTGAAGAGAACGTCCGTTTCCGCGACACGCAGGTAGTCTTCGAAAAGAGGGCGCACGAGAAGGGATCAAACCGCGAGGATCTTTTCCTCATCCCGGCGATGACAAAGAAGTACGATATGTTCCAGCTGACGGCCGGTGGCGGGACGGTCCGTGCTGGTGAAGTTCTGGGCGTTGTCGGGGCAAACGGGATGGGCAAGAGTACGTTTGCCAAACTTCTTGCCGGAGTTGAGACGCCGACAACCGGCTCGGTTGAGACGACCCTTAAGATATCCTACAAGCCCCAGTATATCAAAGCCGATACTTCTGACACTGTAGAGATGTACCTGCGCCAGTGCACGAACAAGTTTGACTCGTCAATGTACCAGCACGAGATCATCGAGGCGCTGACCCTGAACCCGATCCTCCAGTCACCGGTCGATTCCCTGAGCGGCGGGGAACTCCAGCGTGTTGCTATTGCGGGCTGCCTTTCCCGCGATGCGGATCTTTACATTCTCGACGAGCCCAGTGCCCACCTTGACGTTGAGCAGCGGGTCCGGATCACCCGGATGATCAAGCGGCATGCCGAAGGGAAAGAGGTAGGGATCATGGTCATCGACCACGATATCTATGTCATCGACATGATCAGCGAGCGGATCCTGGTCTTCGATGGCGAACCCGGTGTCCAGGGCACGGCCTCCGGCCCGTTCCCGATGCGGGAGGGCATGAACCGCTTCCTGCATGAACTTGATGTCACGTTCCGGCGGGACCAGAGCGGAAGGCCGCGGATCAATAAACCCGACTCCTTCCTCGACCGCGAGCAGAAGTCACTGGGAGAATACTATTACTATTCCCAGGACGAAGATTAA
- a CDS encoding chemotaxis protein CheD yields MADPVPPNGQTAMIGIGEYRVGSFPMMTIGLGSCIGLTLYDDSLKVGAMVHIMLPESAGREDRPGKYADTAIPLLLKELGAHGCKSRSLVAKMAGGACMFEYFGTNLNIGERNAEKVRALLKEHNIPLIKEDVGGKVGRSVTFHPASGGKVNVRRADGTTGVL; encoded by the coding sequence ATGGCCGACCCTGTACCCCCAAACGGACAAACGGCGATGATCGGTATTGGCGAATACCGTGTCGGTTCGTTCCCGATGATGACCATCGGTCTTGGTTCCTGTATCGGCCTGACGTTGTACGATGATTCCCTGAAAGTCGGGGCTATGGTTCATATCATGTTGCCCGAAAGTGCCGGCCGCGAGGACCGCCCGGGAAAGTATGCAGACACCGCAATCCCGCTGCTGTTAAAGGAACTTGGGGCCCATGGGTGCAAAAGCCGGTCCCTTGTCGCAAAGATGGCCGGCGGGGCATGCATGTTCGAGTATTTCGGCACCAACCTGAATATCGGTGAACGGAATGCAGAAAAAGTCAGGGCTCTCTTAAAAGAACACAATATTCCGCTCATCAAGGAAGATGTTGGCGGCAAGGTCGGCCGATCCGTCACATTCCACCCGGCAAGCGGCGGAAAGGTTAACGTCCGGAGAGCTGATGGCACTACCGGTGTATTGTAA
- a CDS encoding chemotaxis protein CheA yields MSEFEAYRGLFVAESRENHENMVKNLLILEKGSNQDAIDEIFRSIHTLKGASASMGFADMERLCHAMEDIFQLIRSGSAEMSQDLGNLLLACSDMLEQMIDDVEGGGDSSSLNPDDQVQSLKEWLEKLGGGKSKDTKKPVQADHAPAADTDAASSSAPAPDGVPEFDIRIIVSPDCMMKDVRAMIAIGNLEALGTITMITPSKDDIDEGKFDGTVNLRISSEAGEEALRTAAQGSEIATVEITQVQTVKQDKKPAEPEKKQASSAEKSREIKNLRVDIQQLDHIMNLVEDLVINRGRLKQIAEQHRIKEMDEAIGMVDRSVSELQNLMMNIRMIPLNHIFNRLPRVVRDVAQYDGKEVEFVMEGGETELDRSVMDGLNDPLLHLIRNSVNHGIESPEAREAAGKSRKGFVKLAAHRDRDNVIIEIIDDGAGINVEKIKKKAVEKGFVTQEGADLLTDDQAIELLFQPGFSTADKITDISGRGVGLDVVRKSIEALKGTIRVESTFGKGSRFELLLPPTMAIVDVMIVRINGKRLAIPISSIVEVANFRRNTTHRIGKGEAILLRDEVLQIFWLDDMVGSSKVCEILIVVQYQKRKCCVPVDVVEGKQEVVVKPLNRFIGTTRGVSGVTILGDGDVVPVLDVNTMV; encoded by the coding sequence ATGTCTGAATTTGAGGCGTATCGCGGGCTCTTTGTTGCTGAGTCCAGAGAAAACCACGAGAACATGGTAAAGAACCTTCTTATTCTCGAGAAGGGGTCAAACCAGGACGCAATTGACGAGATTTTCCGGTCTATCCATACACTGAAAGGGGCATCTGCTTCCATGGGCTTTGCCGACATGGAACGCCTCTGCCATGCAATGGAGGATATCTTCCAGCTTATACGGAGTGGATCTGCGGAGATGTCCCAGGACCTCGGGAATCTCCTTCTTGCCTGCTCAGACATGCTGGAGCAGATGATCGACGATGTTGAAGGGGGTGGCGATTCCTCCTCACTCAACCCGGACGACCAGGTCCAGTCCCTCAAGGAGTGGCTTGAGAAACTTGGTGGAGGAAAGAGCAAGGATACGAAAAAGCCGGTACAGGCTGACCATGCGCCCGCTGCCGACACAGATGCAGCATCGTCATCTGCTCCTGCACCCGACGGCGTGCCCGAATTCGATATCCGGATTATCGTGTCCCCCGACTGCATGATGAAGGATGTCCGGGCAATGATCGCCATCGGTAACCTGGAGGCCCTCGGGACAATCACCATGATAACCCCCTCAAAAGACGATATCGATGAGGGTAAATTCGATGGGACCGTCAACCTCCGGATCAGCAGCGAAGCCGGAGAGGAGGCACTCCGCACAGCTGCACAGGGCTCGGAGATTGCAACGGTCGAGATTACACAGGTCCAGACCGTAAAACAGGATAAGAAGCCGGCAGAACCGGAGAAAAAACAGGCCTCCTCTGCCGAAAAGAGCCGCGAGATCAAGAACCTCAGGGTCGATATCCAGCAACTTGACCATATCATGAACCTGGTCGAGGACCTGGTGATCAACCGTGGCCGGCTCAAACAGATCGCGGAGCAGCACCGGATCAAGGAGATGGACGAAGCTATCGGCATGGTTGACCGGTCGGTCTCGGAACTCCAGAACCTGATGATGAACATCCGGATGATCCCGTTAAATCACATCTTCAACCGCCTGCCACGGGTAGTCCGTGATGTAGCACAGTATGACGGCAAGGAAGTCGAGTTTGTCATGGAAGGCGGGGAAACCGAACTGGACCGCAGTGTCATGGACGGGCTCAACGATCCTCTCCTCCATCTTATCAGGAACTCGGTGAACCACGGTATCGAATCGCCAGAGGCAAGGGAAGCAGCAGGCAAATCCCGGAAAGGGTTTGTCAAACTGGCAGCACACCGTGACCGGGATAATGTCATTATCGAGATCATCGATGACGGTGCCGGGATCAATGTAGAAAAGATCAAGAAAAAGGCGGTTGAGAAAGGATTTGTCACCCAGGAAGGGGCGGATCTGCTGACCGATGACCAGGCAATTGAGCTCCTCTTCCAGCCCGGCTTCTCAACTGCAGATAAGATCACTGATATCAGCGGGAGGGGCGTAGGGCTCGACGTGGTCAGGAAGTCGATCGAAGCCCTCAAAGGGACCATCCGTGTCGAGTCGACCTTTGGAAAAGGCAGTCGTTTTGAACTCCTCCTGCCGCCGACCATGGCCATTGTCGATGTCATGATTGTACGGATCAATGGCAAGCGGCTTGCGATCCCCATCAGCAGCATCGTGGAGGTAGCCAATTTCAGGCGGAACACCACGCACCGGATCGGCAAGGGCGAGGCTATTCTCCTCCGGGACGAAGTGCTCCAGATCTTCTGGCTGGACGATATGGTAGGATCTTCCAAGGTCTGCGAGATCCTGATCGTTGTACAGTACCAGAAGAGGAAGTGTTGCGTCCCGGTCGATGTTGTCGAGGGAAAACAGGAGGTCGTTGTCAAACCGTTAAACCGGTTTATCGGTACAACACGGGGTGTGAGCGGTGTCACGATCCTTGGAGACGGGGATGTCGTACCGGTGCTTGATGTGAACACGATGGTGTAG
- the rqcH gene encoding ribosome rescue protein RqcH yields MASEQGMSGIDVRAMTCELQEKLPLWIDKVYQFDTKTLGIRLNGENKAKYLLFIESGRRAHLVADLPEPPKNPPHFAMLLRKHLSGGKVLSIRQHGLERVLIFAIGKGTTVFNLIIELFDNGNVILADDTMTIIKPLWHHRFKDREVVPGVPYTFGSPDPTASEESLAAFLKTDERDLVRALAIGCMLGGMYAEYICKEAGLEKSIPAATADPARIFSSLQALFRQVEEARTPIIAAKHCEPINLRTGEETTAYPTFSLALEAFYPMTKAEKKATSRPKIAKEDRIRSHQQAAIKKFDRSIAQAEEVVNAIYENYPFIAQVIGTLAAASKTHSWQEIEKRIRAAPSEETKKITAFFPGEAAVEIDLGKRIKVFVNESVEQNAGHYYDVIKKFKKKKAGAVTAMETVATKKQTKRREFVPLKKQWYHRFRWFITSDGAVVLGGRDATQNEELVKKYMAGGDTFVHADVHGASVVLVKGKTERMDEVARFAASYSGAWRSGHFSADVYSALPSQVSKTPEAGEFVSRGSFIVRGERTYYRNIPLSTGIGLMLDPHAAVIGGPPSAVRQKVKAFVELRPGQFEPNDVAKKVLRILKSKIPEDDVKALKGILNTEKVAAFTPPGGSDIVGHHEG; encoded by the coding sequence ATGGCATCAGAACAGGGCATGAGTGGGATCGATGTCAGGGCGATGACCTGCGAGTTGCAGGAGAAGCTTCCGCTCTGGATCGATAAGGTTTACCAGTTCGATACAAAGACTCTGGGCATCCGTCTCAATGGGGAAAACAAGGCGAAATACCTGTTGTTCATCGAATCCGGCCGGAGAGCCCATCTGGTTGCGGACCTTCCCGAACCGCCAAAGAACCCGCCCCACTTCGCCATGCTCCTGCGAAAACACCTCTCGGGGGGAAAGGTCCTCTCCATCCGTCAGCACGGCCTTGAGCGTGTCCTTATCTTTGCGATCGGCAAAGGAACAACGGTATTCAACCTCATCATCGAGCTCTTCGATAACGGCAATGTCATCCTCGCTGATGATACGATGACAATCATCAAACCGCTCTGGCACCACAGGTTCAAGGACCGGGAGGTTGTTCCCGGCGTCCCCTACACGTTTGGCAGCCCGGATCCCACAGCATCGGAGGAGAGCCTTGCAGCGTTTCTTAAGACGGATGAAAGGGACCTGGTCCGGGCACTTGCCATCGGGTGCATGCTCGGCGGCATGTACGCGGAATATATCTGTAAAGAAGCGGGTCTTGAAAAGAGCATTCCTGCCGCCACTGCAGATCCTGCCAGGATCTTCTCCTCCCTGCAGGCACTCTTCCGCCAAGTTGAAGAAGCCCGTACTCCGATAATCGCGGCAAAGCACTGCGAACCCATCAATCTCCGTACGGGAGAGGAGACAACAGCTTACCCGACATTTTCTCTTGCTCTCGAAGCATTTTACCCCATGACCAAGGCCGAGAAGAAGGCCACGTCACGACCGAAGATCGCAAAAGAGGACCGGATACGCAGCCACCAGCAGGCTGCGATCAAGAAGTTTGACAGGAGTATTGCACAGGCTGAAGAAGTCGTCAATGCCATCTACGAGAACTACCCCTTCATCGCGCAGGTCATCGGCACCCTTGCCGCAGCCAGCAAAACCCACTCATGGCAGGAAATCGAGAAGCGGATCCGGGCGGCACCATCTGAAGAGACAAAGAAGATCACGGCATTCTTCCCGGGCGAAGCGGCTGTCGAGATTGACCTCGGCAAGAGAATCAAGGTCTTCGTGAACGAGAGCGTGGAGCAGAACGCCGGCCATTACTATGACGTGATCAAGAAGTTCAAGAAGAAGAAGGCCGGCGCTGTCACGGCAATGGAGACCGTTGCCACAAAGAAGCAGACGAAACGGCGGGAGTTCGTACCCTTAAAAAAGCAATGGTACCACCGCTTCCGCTGGTTCATCACCAGTGACGGGGCCGTTGTTCTCGGAGGGCGTGACGCAACCCAGAATGAGGAACTGGTCAAGAAGTACATGGCCGGGGGTGACACCTTTGTTCATGCCGATGTCCACGGTGCCAGTGTTGTTCTTGTCAAGGGAAAGACAGAGCGGATGGACGAAGTGGCGCGGTTTGCAGCATCGTATTCCGGTGCATGGCGGAGCGGCCATTTCAGTGCAGATGTGTACAGCGCCCTTCCCTCGCAGGTGAGCAAGACGCCCGAGGCCGGCGAGTTCGTCTCGCGGGGCTCCTTCATTGTGCGGGGGGAGCGGACCTATTACCGGAACATCCCGCTCTCCACCGGTATCGGGCTGATGCTCGATCCGCATGCTGCAGTCATTGGTGGACCCCCATCTGCTGTCAGGCAGAAAGTAAAGGCATTTGTCGAACTCCGGCCCGGCCAGTTCGAACCAAATGATGTAGCAAAGAAGGTACTGCGCATCCTGAAGAGCAAGATTCCGGAGGACGATGTAAAGGCGCTCAAGGGCATCCTGAACACCGAGAAGGTGGCGGCATTCACCCCGCCCGGGGGATCGGATATCGTGGGGCATCATGAAGGCTGA
- a CDS encoding EMC6-like membrane protein, whose amino-acid sequence MSEDIPEEKPVQTKKAKTKADKQAEHIERIKRTLIASLLGMLAGVLAYYFGGTPNTSGIQADGFLGFMLMLVFIVLQKHIFMLMRMDTSKLGGKDWFYQGFMTFAFWFMTWTILLTSIPR is encoded by the coding sequence ATGAGCGAAGATATTCCTGAAGAGAAGCCGGTCCAGACAAAAAAGGCGAAGACCAAGGCAGACAAGCAGGCTGAACATATCGAACGGATCAAGAGAACCCTGATTGCCTCCCTGCTGGGTATGCTTGCCGGAGTACTTGCTTATTATTTCGGGGGGACACCGAATACCTCCGGGATCCAGGCTGACGGTTTCCTCGGTTTCATGCTCATGCTTGTCTTCATCGTCCTGCAGAAACACATCTTCATGCTGATGCGGATGGATACGTCAAAACTCGGCGGAAAGGACTGGTTCTACCAGGGGTTCATGACCTTCGCCTTCTGGTTCATGACATGGACGATCCTGCTGACCTCGATTCCCCGCTAA
- a CDS encoding chemotaxis protein CheC yields the protein MKLSTVQTDAIQELANIGAAHAATTLSTMLGSSVEMSVPAIKAIDISELGTYMGEESAAMVAFELQGEIQHGGYIIFYITKESSIRLTNTMLGLTDMNRSMNEMDESALIEVGNIMVSAFLDATAELLGFIMLPSPPALSLDMAHAAMSSLIAQMGDDVNEVLLFSTELICEEHKIDSDIIMLPESKTLEKIVEMMENMMKGV from the coding sequence ATGAAATTATCTACCGTACAAACCGATGCAATTCAGGAACTCGCAAATATCGGCGCTGCCCATGCAGCCACTACATTATCCACGATGCTGGGAAGTTCTGTTGAAATGAGCGTACCGGCCATCAAGGCGATCGACATATCAGAGCTGGGGACGTACATGGGAGAGGAATCGGCCGCAATGGTCGCTTTCGAACTCCAGGGCGAGATCCAGCATGGGGGCTACATCATCTTTTACATCACCAAGGAGTCCTCGATCCGCCTCACCAACACCATGCTCGGCCTCACGGACATGAACCGGTCCATGAACGAGATGGACGAGAGCGCCCTCATTGAAGTTGGCAATATCATGGTCTCGGCATTCCTGGATGCAACTGCCGAGCTGCTCGGTTTTATCATGCTCCCGTCACCCCCGGCACTCAGCCTCGATATGGCACACGCCGCCATGTCCTCGCTTATCGCCCAGATGGGCGACGATGTCAACGAAGTCCTGCTCTTCTCCACGGAACTGATCTGCGAGGAGCACAAGATCGACAGCGACATCATCATGCTTCCGGAGTCGAAGACCCTGGAAAAGATCGTTGAGATGATGGAAAATATGATGAAAGGTGTCTGA
- a CDS encoding mRNA surveillance protein pelota, which produces MKAEYGEMRNNYGEIRLLPESIDDLWHLQHIIAPGDLVFATTFRSVDTTSDKIRPEKVEKRPVRLGIRVDRIEFSAHGIRLRLTGIIEHGMDTGAFHTINVETGYEISVIKQWRSLDRERIERAVKASVYGVIHVLTIEEGEAELFRLRQYGPESVITITSGRGKGAETESRRDFFDQVLVKVAEITGPLIVAGPGFIKDDFIRYAKSKNNPAADRAVVVETRRIGRGAVQDVIGNGTLEKMIDDLQLSREVKLMDELLMRISQDGAVSYGRAEVAEAIGYGAAEQILIADTLLRDPEVTALIEKAEAMRASVVVLSSAFEPGERLIALGGIAALLRYKMV; this is translated from the coding sequence ATGAAGGCTGAGTACGGGGAGATGCGCAATAATTATGGCGAGATCCGGCTTCTTCCCGAAAGCATTGACGATCTCTGGCACCTCCAGCACATCATCGCCCCGGGCGATCTGGTCTTTGCCACGACATTCAGGAGCGTGGATACAACAAGCGACAAGATCCGGCCGGAGAAAGTCGAGAAACGGCCGGTCAGGCTCGGCATACGCGTTGACCGGATCGAGTTTTCCGCCCACGGGATACGGCTCAGGCTCACCGGCATTATCGAGCACGGCATGGATACCGGTGCGTTTCATACCATCAATGTCGAGACCGGTTACGAGATATCGGTGATCAAGCAGTGGAGATCACTCGATCGTGAACGGATAGAACGCGCTGTGAAAGCATCGGTGTATGGTGTCATCCACGTCCTGACCATCGAAGAGGGGGAGGCCGAACTGTTCCGGCTCCGCCAGTATGGCCCCGAGAGCGTCATCACCATCACCTCCGGGAGAGGGAAAGGGGCGGAGACGGAATCGCGGCGGGATTTCTTCGACCAGGTTCTTGTGAAAGTGGCGGAGATTACCGGACCCCTCATCGTGGCCGGACCGGGGTTTATCAAGGACGATTTCATCCGGTACGCGAAGAGTAAGAACAATCCTGCTGCCGATCGTGCCGTTGTTGTTGAAACCCGACGGATCGGGCGCGGGGCAGTCCAGGACGTGATCGGGAACGGGACACTGGAGAAGATGATCGATGACCTCCAGCTCTCTCGTGAGGTGAAACTGATGGACGAACTCCTGATGCGGATCTCGCAGGATGGCGCTGTTTCCTATGGCCGGGCCGAGGTGGCAGAGGCGATCGGCTATGGGGCTGCCGAGCAAATCCTGATTGCCGACACCCTCCTCCGCGATCCAGAAGTTACGGCACTCATTGAAAAAGCAGAGGCAATGCGGGCATCGGTGGTCGTTCTTTCCTCTGCGTTCGAGCCCGGGGAGCGGCTTATTGCGCTCGGGGGGATTGCGGCGCTGTTACGGTATAAGATGGTTTGA
- a CDS encoding two-component regulator propeller domain-containing protein, with protein MALPVYCNLTGCFRLVVFFVLVSAIAGFPAAAATGTDVPYAITLFIPAPDSIPTTQIMDLINEYNSSGNILMATSYGLSRYDGTWSTKRMTFTNLSEGLLDDFITSIEYDNKGNLWIGYSEGIQIYNGAYYTTLRDQEFFKSLRINDIQRWHNEMWIAAGNAGLHRYRDGNWTWFQPFSPGGPGFYEANAMIWDHDANATLIATAREGIWIIRSQDDPVIFECIASRDSTYGLLDELKKDYSGGVYFFNDSVVAHYSSDEGFVPVLTSSDLAITNPPINDLVSGPDGKLYLATDNGIYIWEDGRVFRHLSRFEGIGTNSIVHSINIDKMNRVWFSTPVNIGYYLDQSNAGTPIEVQIAITATTSTAASVIPAETTCQRAVPTLREEGGSPSMTKASPGNFLDSIIKSLREFFSGIGLKPRF; from the coding sequence ATGGCACTACCGGTGTATTGTAACCTTACCGGGTGTTTCCGGCTCGTTGTTTTTTTCGTGCTGGTTTCTGCCATTGCAGGTTTCCCCGCAGCAGCGGCAACCGGTACGGATGTTCCCTACGCCATCACCTTGTTCATACCTGCCCCGGACAGCATCCCCACCACACAGATCATGGATCTCATCAATGAATACAATTCCAGCGGCAATATCCTCATGGCAACCTCTTACGGGTTATCCCGGTACGATGGCACCTGGTCAACAAAACGGATGACGTTTACCAATCTTTCCGAAGGCCTGCTGGACGATTTTATTACTTCCATTGAGTATGACAACAAGGGAAACCTCTGGATCGGGTACTCTGAAGGAATCCAGATCTACAACGGTGCCTATTACACCACCTTAAGAGACCAGGAGTTCTTCAAAAGTCTCAGGATTAATGATATCCAGCGCTGGCACAACGAGATGTGGATCGCTGCCGGGAACGCAGGCCTGCACCGGTACCGCGACGGGAACTGGACATGGTTCCAGCCATTTTCTCCTGGAGGACCCGGATTTTACGAAGCAAATGCCATGATCTGGGACCACGATGCAAATGCCACCCTCATCGCTACCGCCCGGGAAGGGATATGGATCATCAGGTCGCAGGATGACCCGGTCATATTCGAATGCATTGCCAGCAGGGACTCCACATACGGACTGCTCGATGAACTGAAAAAGGACTACTCCGGTGGTGTCTATTTCTTCAACGACTCTGTCGTAGCCCACTATTCCTCCGATGAGGGGTTCGTTCCCGTTCTCACCAGTAGCGATCTTGCGATTACGAACCCGCCCATCAATGATCTTGTGTCAGGGCCAGACGGCAAACTCTACCTTGCAACGGATAACGGGATCTACATCTGGGAAGACGGCAGGGTATTCCGCCATCTCAGCCGGTTCGAGGGTATCGGAACAAATTCCATTGTCCATTCTATCAACATTGACAAGATGAACAGAGTATGGTTTTCAACACCGGTGAATATTGGCTACTACCTCGACCAGTCTAACGCAGGTACACCCATTGAAGTCCAGATCGCGATAACTGCCACAACGAGCACTGCAGCTTCAGTCATCCCTGCAGAGACCACCTGCCAGCGTGCCGTCCCAACCCTCCGGGAGGAGGGTGGATCTCCGTCCATGACGAAAGCATCTCCCGGTAATTTCCTTGACAGTATCATCAAGTCACTCCGGGAATTCTTCAGTGGCATTGGCCTAAAGCCACGGTTCTGA